A DNA window from Mytilus trossulus isolate FHL-02 unplaced genomic scaffold, PNRI_Mtr1.1.1.hap1 h1tg000024l__unscaffolded, whole genome shotgun sequence contains the following coding sequences:
- the LOC134698981 gene encoding uncharacterized protein LOC134698981: MPTTKIETTSTNHKTSSIEKEKESLTVVNAILIAVVVVLTCLQLAEITGLYILHKKGIVQFKIGKKETVYADVKSDNTQVHVYSTMNRAEDTGNSNYYNEIH; this comes from the exons ATGCCAACGACAAAGATAGAAACTACTTCTACTAACCATAAAACATCCAGCATTGAGAAAGAAAAAG aaaGTTTAACAGTGGTAAATGCAATATTGATTGCTGTGGTGGTGGTACTTACTTGTTTACAACTTGCAGAAATAActggtttatatatattacataaaaaag GGATTGTGCAATTCAAGATCGGGAAAAAAGAAAC GGTTTATGCTGACGTCAAAAGTGATAATACACAGGTTCACGTTTACAGTACAATGAATAGAGCTGAAGATACCGGGAACAGTAACTACTATAATGAAATTCACTGA
- the LOC134698980 gene encoding SCP domain-containing protein 1-like has translation MTLPSLYLLVAVCFFPHQCKGRSFYSRRTFRIGGLNQNGFPIPTPTSGNIQKGQSFSNWNGRISNKNLRNVPTGTVVLTSRTTNMGGPGKSTTITRTITPGKTSVVRKIQNIPHSRFTSQRRITHTGSNNNKNIPGSKTFQKKWWSQTVNSSRQGSNSQSSIQKSNNPVWSKTIQIPSSNSKNVDMSSIFNQMFSGNVGNNSSRDFPFPKDFLSNLPPGALVKISSSSSSRVIPQGRVIQSIRPGVGKQFTKVVSTNGNRGIKYDEVNNQPTKQRVLPQPSASIKRGVKCDKKLCEHEKYNLLENHNKARRSVRPSASNMKKLIWDVDLERRAQKYAKKCIWTHDKKRSKNAPYKYVGQNMHARRGTRDILAATKSWEKEQDHYNIYTNNCVPGEMCGHYTQMVWADTETVGCAMWKCPYIHNLGWRDAYIVVCDYGPGGNIGGENPYRIGQKCAECSESNTSCDNGLCV, from the exons ATGACATTACCATCATTATACCTCTTGGTTGCTGTATGTTTCTTTCCTCATCAATGTAAAGGGAGAAGTTTttattcaagaagaacttttCGAATAGGAGGATTAAACCAGAATGGTTTTCCGATACCTACACCAACGTCTGGAAATATTCAAAAGGGGCAGAGCTTTTCTAACTGGAATGGAcgaatttcaaacaaaaatcttAGAAATGTACCAACCGGAACAGTAGTTTTAACTTCAAGAACGACAAATATGGGAGGTCCTGGAAAATCAACTACAATAACCAGAACTATAACACCAGGCAAAACGTCCGTGgtaaggaaaattcaaaatataccACATAGTAGGTTTACTTCCCAAAGACGGATaacacacaccggaagtaataataataaaaatataccaggctctaaaacatttcaaaagaaatgGTGGTCTCAAACAGTCAATTCGTCAAGACAAGGTTCGAATTCTCAGTCTTCAATACAAAAGTCTAATAATCCGGTGTGGTCCAAAACTATACAAATACCATCATCAAATAGTAAAAATGTAGATATGTCTtccatttttaatcaaatgttttcaGGAAATGTTGGAAACAATAGTTCTAGAGATTTTCCATTTCCAAAGGATTTTCTATCAAATCTTCCACCAGGAGCACTTGTCAAAATTAGCTCCAGTTCCAGCTCAAGAGTTATTCCCCAGGGTCGAGTAATTCAGTCTATTCGTCCAGGTGTTGGTAAACAGTTTACAAAAGTTGTATCAACCAATGGAAACCGAGGAATCAAATACGATGAAGTCAACAATCAACCAACAAAACAACGTGTTCTTCCTCAACCAAGTGCATCAATTAAGAGAGGGGTCAAATGTGACAAGAAGCTCTGTGAGCACGAGAAGTATAATTTACTAGAAAATCACAACAAGGCACGAAGGTCTGTTCGTCCATCAGCATCTAATATGAAGAAATTG ATTTGGGACGTAGATTTAGAAAGGAGAGCACAAAAGTATGCTAAGAAGTGTATCTGGACGCACGATAAGAAGAGGTCTAAAAATGCACCATACAAATACGTTGGACAGAACATGCATGCAAGAAgag gAACAAGGGATATTTTAGCAGCTACCAAAAGTTGGGAAAAGGAACAGGATCACTACAACATTTACACCAATAATTGCGTACCTGGGGAAATGTGCGGTCATTATACACAG ATGGTGTGGGCTGATACGGAAACAGTTGGATGTGCCATGTGGAAGTGTCCATATATACACAATCTTGGTTGGAGGGACGCTTACATTGTAGTTTGTGACTATGGACCAGg TGGTAACATTGGTGGAGAGAACCCATATAGAATAGGACAGAAGTGTGCGGAATGTAGCGAAAGTAACACTTCTTGCGACAATGGACTATGTGTTTGA